The proteins below are encoded in one region of Enhydrobacter sp.:
- the cpaB gene encoding Flp pilus assembly protein CpaB: MLAVIVAGMTAFLARAWLQGERAAILAQAQAGAQRSQPAATAHKVLVAKGPIGRGHIVKPDDLRWQAWPGGDLAPAYILEGKRQLTDFVGAVVRNPMGPGEPVTETKLVLAGTRGFLSAVLHPGMRAVSVAISATSAVSGFIYAGDRVDVLLTQTLNSPQGQHKATETILRNARVIAIDQKVDSAPTDKPDLAKTATLELTPKQTEIVTLAVKMGDLSLVLRSLQENDDSESVTGEDAPAEPGDSYTRDVQVSRLISDGPPPQPPAHTVFVLRGSGQSKQNLDDGNGGSGSEEGQEGKPADKKTPRTTTFTRTYSVSP, encoded by the coding sequence TTGCTGGCCGTCATCGTCGCCGGCATGACGGCTTTCCTTGCCCGCGCGTGGCTTCAGGGCGAGCGCGCGGCGATCCTGGCGCAAGCGCAAGCCGGCGCCCAACGGAGCCAACCGGCGGCGACCGCCCATAAAGTGCTGGTGGCGAAGGGTCCGATCGGCAGGGGCCACATCGTCAAACCGGACGACCTTCGCTGGCAGGCCTGGCCGGGCGGGGATCTGGCTCCCGCCTATATCCTCGAAGGCAAGCGGCAACTGACCGATTTCGTCGGCGCCGTTGTCCGCAACCCGATGGGGCCGGGCGAGCCCGTCACCGAAACCAAGCTGGTGCTTGCCGGCACCCGCGGCTTTCTGTCCGCCGTGCTGCACCCCGGGATGCGCGCGGTCAGCGTGGCGATTTCGGCGACTTCGGCCGTCTCGGGCTTCATCTACGCGGGCGATCGCGTCGACGTTCTTCTGACGCAGACGCTGAACTCGCCGCAGGGTCAGCACAAGGCGACCGAGACCATCCTGCGCAATGCCCGTGTGATTGCCATAGACCAGAAGGTCGACTCGGCGCCGACCGACAAGCCGGACCTTGCCAAGACGGCCACGCTCGAGCTCACGCCCAAGCAGACCGAGATCGTCACGCTCGCGGTGAAGATGGGCGACTTGTCGTTGGTGCTGCGCAGCCTGCAGGAGAACGACGACAGCGAGTCGGTGACCGGCGAGGATGCGCCGGCCGAGCCGGGCGACAGCTATACCCGCGACGTGCAGGTCAGCCGCCTGATCAGCGACGGCCCTCCACCCCAGCCGCCGGCGCACACAGTGTTCGTTCTGCGCGGCAGCGGCCAGAGCAAGCAAAACCTCGACGACGGCAACGGCGGTTCCGGCAGCGAGGAAGGCCAAGAAGGAAAGCCCGCCGACAAGAAGACGCCGCGTACGACGACGTTCACCCGAACCTACAGCGTGTCGCCATGA
- a CDS encoding phosphatidylserine decarboxylase, giving the protein MLANFLIPVLDDGWRFIAVFAAVTFLAALTGIAWLFWPLMALTLWSVYFFRDPPRSVPQEDGLLIAPADGLVQMVAEAAPPAELGLGDQPLTRVSIFLSVFDVHINRAPCAGMVETMAYRSGKFLNAAADKASEDNERMAIAFRRADGRLIGCVQIAGWVARRIVCSVKPGQTVAAGERFGHIRFGSRTDLYLPPGARLLVAAGQRMIGGETVMAELDPAIGAPRSAIEF; this is encoded by the coding sequence ATGCTGGCCAATTTCCTGATCCCCGTCCTCGACGACGGCTGGCGCTTCATCGCCGTTTTCGCAGCGGTGACATTCCTCGCCGCGCTCACCGGCATCGCCTGGCTGTTCTGGCCGCTGATGGCCCTGACCTTGTGGTCGGTGTATTTTTTCCGCGACCCGCCGCGCAGCGTCCCGCAGGAGGACGGCCTTCTGATCGCGCCGGCCGATGGCTTGGTCCAGATGGTCGCCGAGGCCGCGCCGCCGGCCGAGCTCGGTCTCGGCGACCAGCCACTGACCCGCGTCTCGATCTTCTTGAGCGTGTTCGACGTGCATATCAATCGCGCCCCTTGCGCCGGCATGGTCGAGACGATGGCCTATCGGTCCGGCAAGTTCCTGAACGCCGCCGCCGACAAGGCGAGCGAGGACAACGAGCGCATGGCGATCGCCTTCCGCCGCGCCGACGGTCGACTGATCGGTTGTGTCCAGATTGCCGGCTGGGTGGCCCGGCGCATCGTCTGCTCCGTGAAGCCGGGCCAGACGGTGGCGGCGGGCGAGCGCTTCGGCCATATCCGCTTCGGCAGCCGCACCGATCTCTATCTGCCGCCGGGCGCTCGTCTGCTGGTGGCGGCGGGGCAGCGCATGATCGGTGGCGAGACGGTGATGGCCGAGCTCGACCCGGCAATCGGCGCGCCGAGATCGGCGATCGAATTCTAG
- a CDS encoding CpaD family pilus assembly lipoprotein → MRSILLVLLAALALAACENPVAQEAMVDTRTTPTRADTMLAIGFRPGSGQLDAGQVRELQTMVAAGRAAERDEFVVVTDGSGGPIQQARARQVMHRLSNAGARWVGSTVEPAMTMGPDKVVVVRSEYRIAERDCPNYNPSSIANVNEAVMGGFGCATAYNSGQMLARPRDAAVGRSPGPADATVNAAAVQRYREGKVRTAEAGGGSGGGGVGGIGGGSGATGMSGN, encoded by the coding sequence ATGCGCTCCATTCTCCTCGTCCTTCTCGCCGCATTGGCGCTTGCCGCCTGCGAAAATCCGGTCGCGCAGGAAGCAATGGTCGACACGCGCACCACGCCGACGCGTGCCGATACCATGCTGGCGATTGGCTTCCGGCCCGGCTCAGGCCAACTCGATGCCGGCCAGGTGCGCGAACTGCAGACCATGGTGGCGGCCGGCCGCGCTGCCGAACGCGACGAGTTCGTGGTGGTGACCGACGGTTCGGGCGGGCCGATCCAGCAGGCGCGTGCACGGCAGGTCATGCACCGCCTCTCGAACGCCGGTGCGCGCTGGGTGGGTTCGACGGTCGAGCCGGCCATGACCATGGGGCCGGACAAGGTGGTCGTGGTCCGTTCCGAGTACCGGATCGCCGAGCGCGACTGTCCCAACTACAACCCGTCCAGCATCGCCAACGTCAACGAGGCGGTGATGGGCGGCTTCGGCTGCGCAACGGCCTACAATTCCGGCCAGATGCTGGCTCGTCCGCGCGATGCGGCCGTCGGCCGCTCGCCCGGACCTGCCGACGCCACCGTCAATGCCGCGGCTGTGCAGCGCTATCGCGAAGGCAAGGTGCGCACGGCGGAAGCCGGCGGCGGCAGCGGCGGCGGCGGGGTGGGCGGCATCGGCGGCGGCTCGGGCGCCACCGGCATGTCCGGCAACTGA
- a CDS encoding TIGR00730 family Rossman fold protein: MSEPFPTSVCVFCGARFGKDRVARDMAAKLGEILARERRTLIYGGGGVGLMGVLANAALDAGGRVIGVIPRFLLEREAGHPELSETVVVENMHQRKLQMFERADAFVVLPGGIGTLEEFFEVLSWRTLGLHAKPIAILDVDGYWEPLAALLQGVVDGGFASPAHLDHVVFVSDLDHVLPTLAAMPRAPVPEKELDRL; the protein is encoded by the coding sequence GTGTCCGAGCCCTTTCCCACCTCCGTCTGCGTCTTTTGCGGCGCCCGCTTCGGCAAGGACCGCGTCGCGCGCGACATGGCCGCCAAATTGGGCGAAATCCTGGCGCGCGAGCGAAGGACACTCATTTATGGCGGTGGTGGCGTTGGCCTCATGGGTGTCCTTGCCAATGCCGCCCTCGATGCCGGCGGACGGGTGATCGGTGTTATCCCCCGGTTTCTGCTCGAGCGCGAGGCGGGACACCCGGAGCTGAGCGAGACGGTGGTGGTGGAGAACATGCACCAGCGCAAGCTGCAGATGTTCGAACGCGCCGACGCTTTCGTGGTCCTGCCGGGGGGAATCGGCACCCTCGAGGAGTTCTTCGAGGTTCTTTCCTGGCGGACGCTGGGGCTGCACGCCAAGCCCATCGCCATCCTCGACGTCGACGGCTACTGGGAGCCTCTTGCCGCCTTGTTGCAGGGCGTGGTCGATGGCGGTTTCGCCTCGCCCGCCCATCTCGACCACGTCGTGTTCGTCAGCGACCTCGACCACGTGTTGCCGACCTTGGCCGCGATGCCGCGCGCGCCCGTTCCGGAAAAGGAGCTGGATCGCCTCTGA
- a CDS encoding Flp family type IVb pilin, with protein MLSLFRRLMKDVEGATAIEYTLIVSLIAVAAIASMRTVSGKVSNVLSNVSGVMS; from the coding sequence ATGTTGTCTCTTTTCCGTCGATTGATGAAGGATGTCGAAGGTGCGACGGCGATCGAATACACATTGATCGTCTCGCTCATCGCGGTTGCGGCCATTGCCTCTATGCGGACAGTCAGTGGCAAGGTCAGCAACGTGCTGAGCAATGTCAGCGGCGTCATGAGCTGA
- a CDS encoding prepilin peptidase, with translation MSLLAFLQACCVAAFAVLLIAAGWQDLRTMRIANGLSIGIAASFALWAAAGMGLGHLVLAQIGWAFACAAAVFGLGALAFAVGAIGGGDVKLLAAASLFAGPAHQIDFLTVTALVGGFLGLAILAGARVGPSDRSESAVRGGLPYGPAIAAGGLWVAASLVTA, from the coding sequence ATGTCGCTGTTGGCGTTTTTGCAGGCTTGTTGCGTGGCCGCCTTTGCCGTCCTGCTGATTGCCGCCGGCTGGCAGGATTTGCGCACCATGCGGATCGCGAACGGCCTGTCCATTGGCATCGCCGCGAGCTTTGCCCTGTGGGCAGCGGCCGGAATGGGCCTCGGTCACCTCGTCCTGGCGCAGATCGGTTGGGCGTTCGCTTGCGCCGCGGCCGTCTTTGGCCTTGGTGCCTTGGCCTTCGCTGTCGGCGCGATTGGCGGCGGGGACGTGAAGCTGCTCGCGGCCGCCAGTTTGTTTGCCGGCCCTGCCCATCAGATCGACTTCCTCACGGTCACCGCGCTCGTCGGCGGATTTCTCGGCCTCGCCATTCTTGCCGGCGCCCGGGTCGGTCCCTCCGACCGCTCCGAAAGCGCCGTGCGTGGGGGCCTACCGTACGGTCCCGCGATCGCTGCCGGCGGCCTGTGGGTTGCCGCTTCGCTCGTGACCGCCTGA
- the pssA gene encoding CDP-diacylglycerol--serine O-phosphatidyltransferase: MDRDYRSRRGLRGFSVNRLIPNVLTLAALCSGLTAIRFALRGEFRLAVIAIIVAAIFDALDGRVARRLGVTSQFGAELDSLSDFLCFGVTPALVLYLASLKDGGALGWVVTLMFPICSALRLARFNTGLLADTPPPAWTGSFFTGVPAPAGALLALIPLVVSFEAEAAWPRHPLAVGVTLVVVGGLMVSRLPTFSFKKGRIPRHLVLPSLLAAALVMGVMASSPWIGLSLLGLVYIGLIPFSWLAYRRQATQERAAPSADVVSLRRVDNRPNFEE; encoded by the coding sequence ATGGACAGGGACTATCGCAGCCGCCGCGGACTGCGCGGCTTTTCGGTCAACCGGCTCATTCCGAATGTGCTGACGCTGGCGGCTCTTTGCTCAGGGTTGACCGCGATCAGGTTCGCCTTGCGGGGCGAATTCCGCCTGGCCGTGATCGCGATCATCGTGGCGGCGATCTTCGATGCGCTCGATGGCCGGGTTGCCCGGCGTCTGGGGGTCACGAGCCAGTTCGGGGCCGAACTCGACTCGCTGTCCGATTTTCTTTGCTTCGGCGTTACCCCGGCCCTGGTGCTCTATCTCGCCTCGCTGAAGGATGGCGGCGCGCTTGGCTGGGTGGTGACCCTGATGTTCCCGATCTGCTCGGCGCTGCGTCTTGCCCGCTTCAATACCGGCCTGCTGGCCGACACTCCGCCGCCCGCCTGGACCGGGTCCTTCTTTACGGGCGTGCCGGCGCCGGCGGGTGCCTTGCTGGCGCTGATCCCGCTGGTGGTCAGCTTCGAAGCCGAAGCCGCATGGCCTCGGCATCCGCTGGCGGTTGGGGTGACCCTGGTTGTGGTCGGCGGCCTCATGGTGAGCCGCCTTCCGACATTTTCATTCAAAAAAGGGCGGATTCCCCGTCACCTCGTCCTGCCCTCGCTCCTCGCCGCAGCATTGGTCATGGGCGTCATGGCCAGCTCGCCCTGGATCGGGCTGTCCCTGCTGGGGCTTGTCTATATCGGACTCATCCCCTTCAGTTGGCTGGCCTATCGCCGACAGGCGACGCAGGAGCGGGCGGCGCCTTCGGCCGATGTGGTGTCGTTGCGCCGCGTCGACAATCGCCCTAATTTTGAAGAATGA
- a CDS encoding cellulose synthase operon protein YhjQ/BcsQ, whose product MASAGTQRRLATTDAAERPAIAAMAFIGDSVAQRRVSTDLFGMTLGKANVREGSIATALAISEWPRDLDLLIVDLADAGDPVADAAALKTAVPGNCIVIGLGRINDVALYRDLMAVGFSDYLALPLAEGAMGRTVERAFEMRERGIGTGAANGAAATNAKPRTLSVIGSRGGVGATTVAIAVAGMLGHRLKEDVLLIDFDLHYGSLMLALDLEAIDALREALDQPDRVDATFIQQVAQKKGEYLYAIGAEEAPTGSFQARPHAANDFLRAVHRRFRWVVADVPRGDPAIQRQVIEASTDVLLVTDMSLPGVRDAMRLQQLVHDIAPGARLYLATSGVLDARRSAVKVADVERTLGRKVDCQVSGDVAAALAAINFGKPVADAVPNSAIVKSLKPLVAALDDSSSSAGPASASVLLRLAHSLKNRKGKK is encoded by the coding sequence ATGGCTTCGGCGGGAACGCAGCGCCGGCTGGCGACCACAGACGCGGCGGAAAGACCGGCAATAGCCGCGATGGCCTTCATCGGCGATTCCGTCGCCCAGCGGAGGGTGTCGACCGATCTCTTCGGCATGACTTTGGGCAAGGCGAACGTCCGCGAAGGCTCGATCGCCACTGCGCTGGCCATCAGCGAGTGGCCCCGCGACCTCGATTTGCTGATTGTCGATCTCGCCGATGCCGGCGATCCGGTGGCCGACGCGGCCGCGCTGAAGACCGCCGTTCCCGGCAACTGCATCGTGATCGGCCTCGGCCGGATCAACGACGTGGCGCTCTATCGCGATCTCATGGCTGTCGGTTTCAGCGACTATCTTGCCTTGCCGCTCGCCGAAGGCGCCATGGGGCGTACGGTGGAGCGCGCGTTCGAGATGCGCGAGCGCGGCATCGGCACGGGGGCGGCGAACGGCGCTGCCGCAACGAATGCCAAGCCGCGCACCTTGTCGGTCATCGGCTCGCGCGGCGGCGTGGGCGCGACGACGGTCGCCATCGCGGTTGCCGGCATGCTGGGCCATCGCCTCAAGGAAGACGTCCTGCTGATCGATTTCGACCTGCATTACGGCTCGCTCATGCTGGCGCTCGACCTCGAGGCGATCGATGCGCTGCGCGAAGCGCTCGACCAGCCGGACCGCGTCGACGCGACATTCATCCAGCAGGTCGCGCAAAAGAAGGGCGAATATCTCTATGCGATCGGCGCCGAGGAAGCGCCGACAGGAAGCTTTCAGGCCCGCCCACATGCGGCGAACGACTTCCTTCGCGCGGTGCATCGCCGCTTCCGTTGGGTGGTGGCCGACGTGCCGCGCGGCGATCCGGCGATCCAGCGGCAGGTGATCGAAGCGTCGACCGATGTTCTTCTCGTCACGGACATGTCGCTGCCGGGCGTGCGCGACGCGATGCGCCTGCAGCAGCTCGTCCACGACATCGCGCCGGGCGCCCGCTTGTATCTGGCCACCAGCGGCGTGCTCGATGCGCGACGCTCGGCCGTCAAGGTTGCCGACGTCGAGCGGACGCTCGGCCGCAAGGTCGACTGCCAGGTCTCGGGCGACGTCGCGGCCGCCCTGGCGGCGATCAACTTCGGCAAGCCGGTTGCGGACGCCGTTCCCAACAGCGCGATCGTGAAATCGCTGAAGCCCCTCGTCGCTGCCTTGGACGATTCCTCCAGCTCGGCAGGGCCCGCATCGGCGAGCGTGCTGCTGCGGCTCGCCCACTCGCTCAAGAACCGGAAAGGCAAGAAATAG
- a CDS encoding type II and III secretion system protein family protein: MITIPSVAPASPRWRHVGASLALAASFAFVLQPAIALAQSPDSESASQSHATKPKPHTKQAAKKASRHAANDFVSDDLNRREAERAALVVRELTGEAAPAAGPSGSSKAAAKPTHASVPAVATAEKPQRTAKKTSRHAPNDFVSDDLNRREAERAQRVVHELTEAAVPAAATPTVMAQATSGATDQPEIMHGGPSASVAQAPAHTTERPDVLRGAPADTARTPLATDAKSESPPLPSTAQPVPQLAQAPAPAPVPIQPPSGTTTPTTPPAVVGGAPGRAFGQSQVVPPQQPTLRLEVNKGTAVKLPGPASTVFVAAPDIADVQVKSPGMIYVFAKKPGDTVLYAVDSQDRVLLNTIVSVTSPLSRIKGALDSIHPHNGVTFDNQGETIVLGGTVRSAQVAEDARRLALQQVNGNASKVISNIQVDAPTQVQLQVKVAEVNRDSLKRVGINWQNISNVALFGTGWASAGFAINTIQNTGGAASGLIRLQTNGGLTSLIDFLATQGQATILAEPNLIAMSGENASFLAGGEIPVIAPQGGITNTIAVTYKQVGISLNFTPTIIGDRINLKVAPEVSQVTTTGQVSVPISPTASIIVPAIQTRRASTTVELGSGQSFAIAGLMQRTTKQDIQKMPWLGDIPVLGALFKSDAYQRNETELVIIVTPYFVQPTNDQLRTPLTARVPPTDADRIIYGRFNNPTPPQRLTVGQQSAGPTAGFKLN; encoded by the coding sequence ATGATAACGATCCCCTCCGTTGCACCGGCGTCGCCCAGGTGGCGCCATGTCGGCGCTTCTCTGGCGCTGGCAGCCTCTTTTGCTTTCGTCCTGCAGCCTGCCATCGCACTCGCCCAGTCGCCGGACAGCGAATCGGCGTCCCAAAGCCATGCAACCAAGCCGAAGCCTCACACCAAGCAGGCCGCGAAGAAGGCTTCGCGGCACGCGGCGAACGACTTCGTCTCCGACGATCTCAACCGGCGCGAGGCGGAACGCGCCGCGCTGGTCGTGCGCGAGCTGACCGGAGAGGCGGCGCCGGCTGCCGGCCCTTCCGGATCCTCGAAAGCTGCCGCCAAACCGACCCACGCGTCCGTTCCCGCCGTCGCGACGGCTGAAAAGCCCCAACGCACGGCAAAGAAGACGTCGAGGCATGCACCCAACGACTTCGTCTCCGACGACCTCAACCGGCGCGAGGCGGAGCGCGCGCAACGGGTCGTCCACGAATTGACCGAGGCCGCGGTTCCGGCGGCTGCAACCCCGACCGTCATGGCGCAGGCCACGTCTGGCGCGACCGACCAGCCGGAAATAATGCACGGCGGTCCTTCGGCGAGTGTGGCGCAGGCCCCGGCGCACACGACCGAGCGGCCCGACGTGCTACGCGGTGCCCCGGCCGACACGGCGCGGACGCCATTGGCCACCGATGCGAAATCGGAATCTCCGCCTCTTCCATCGACGGCCCAGCCGGTGCCCCAGCTCGCGCAAGCGCCGGCGCCTGCGCCCGTGCCGATCCAGCCGCCATCGGGTACAACCACGCCGACCACGCCGCCGGCCGTCGTCGGGGGCGCGCCGGGCCGGGCTTTCGGGCAAAGCCAGGTGGTGCCCCCGCAGCAGCCGACGCTCAGGCTCGAGGTCAACAAGGGAACGGCCGTAAAGCTGCCGGGCCCGGCCTCGACCGTGTTCGTGGCCGCTCCCGACATTGCCGACGTCCAGGTGAAGTCGCCCGGCATGATCTATGTCTTCGCCAAGAAGCCCGGTGACACCGTGCTCTATGCCGTCGACAGCCAGGATCGGGTGCTGCTCAATACTATTGTCAGCGTGACCTCGCCGCTCAGCCGCATCAAGGGCGCGCTCGATTCGATCCATCCTCACAACGGTGTCACCTTCGACAACCAGGGCGAGACGATCGTCCTGGGCGGCACCGTCCGCTCGGCGCAGGTGGCCGAGGACGCGCGGCGCCTTGCGTTGCAGCAGGTCAACGGCAACGCGTCCAAGGTGATCAGCAACATCCAGGTCGATGCGCCGACCCAGGTCCAACTCCAGGTGAAGGTCGCGGAGGTCAATCGCGACTCCCTGAAGCGTGTCGGTATCAACTGGCAGAACATCAGCAATGTCGCCCTGTTCGGCACGGGATGGGCCTCGGCCGGCTTTGCCATCAACACGATCCAGAATACAGGCGGCGCCGCTTCCGGCCTGATCAGGCTGCAGACCAACGGCGGTCTCACGTCACTGATCGATTTCCTCGCCACGCAGGGCCAGGCCACGATTCTCGCCGAGCCCAATCTGATCGCCATGTCCGGGGAGAACGCGAGCTTCTTGGCAGGCGGTGAAATCCCCGTGATCGCGCCGCAAGGCGGGATCACCAATACGATCGCGGTCACCTACAAGCAGGTCGGTATCAGCCTCAATTTCACACCGACGATCATTGGCGACCGCATCAACCTCAAGGTCGCACCGGAGGTGAGCCAGGTCACCACGACCGGACAGGTGAGCGTGCCGATCTCCCCCACGGCGTCGATCATCGTGCCGGCGATCCAGACGCGCCGCGCTTCCACCACTGTCGAGCTCGGAAGCGGGCAGAGCTTCGCGATTGCCGGCCTCATGCAGCGGACGACGAAGCAGGACATCCAGAAGATGCCCTGGCTCGGCGATATTCCCGTGCTGGGCGCGCTCTTCAAGTCCGACGCCTATCAGCGCAACGAAACCGAGCTCGTCATCATCGTCACGCCCTACTTCGTCCAGCCGACGAACGACCAATTGCGCACGCCGCTCACCGCGCGCGTGCCGCCGACCGACGCCGATCGGATCATCTATGGGCGCTTCAACAATCCCACGCCGCCGCAGCGCTTGACGGTGGGCCAGCAGTCGGCCGGCCCAACGGCCGGCTTCAAGCTCAATTAG
- a CDS encoding LysM peptidoglycan-binding domain-containing protein, translating to MSRTVFALVAIGAAVIAIALGVAWQRKMSDREAMNQAKATQPSAPPAAPAVPAPAPEAKSAPAPTSAVMAPSFDVARIDPDGRAVIAGRAAPGAKIVLLDGGKEIAHGEADSRGEWVLLVQEPPLGPGQHELRVVQHIEGRAPVTSEQVVVAVVPKPVPGSKDQTLVMIAPPGSVPTLVQPPTTAGTPKSGDLQLSTLDYDEQGQTTVTGRAAPGGHVRAYIDDKMVGEGTADKEGRWKLTPKAPIGIGKHTLRLDRLGADGKPIARLEIPFARQEAVSVAGDSRQLHVVRGDNLWNIARAHYGEGLRYTVIFNANKDQIRDPNLIYPGQVFSLPKVD from the coding sequence ATGTCACGCACTGTTTTCGCGCTGGTGGCGATCGGCGCGGCGGTCATCGCCATTGCCTTGGGAGTCGCTTGGCAGAGGAAGATGAGCGACCGCGAAGCCATGAACCAGGCCAAGGCGACCCAACCGTCGGCACCGCCGGCGGCGCCCGCCGTTCCCGCGCCGGCGCCGGAGGCCAAGTCGGCGCCTGCCCCGACGTCCGCCGTCATGGCGCCGAGCTTCGATGTGGCGCGCATCGATCCCGACGGACGGGCTGTCATCGCCGGCCGTGCCGCCCCGGGGGCGAAGATCGTCCTGCTCGACGGCGGCAAGGAGATCGCCCATGGCGAGGCCGACAGCCGCGGCGAATGGGTGCTGCTCGTGCAGGAGCCGCCGCTCGGTCCCGGTCAGCACGAGCTGCGGGTGGTGCAGCATATCGAGGGGCGGGCGCCTGTCACCTCCGAGCAGGTCGTTGTCGCGGTCGTGCCCAAGCCCGTCCCCGGTTCCAAAGACCAGACACTCGTCATGATCGCGCCGCCGGGCTCGGTTCCGACGCTGGTCCAGCCGCCGACCACGGCCGGGACGCCGAAATCGGGAGACCTTCAGCTCTCGACACTGGACTACGACGAGCAGGGCCAGACGACCGTGACGGGCAGGGCGGCGCCGGGCGGCCATGTCCGCGCCTATATCGACGACAAGATGGTCGGCGAGGGAACGGCGGACAAGGAGGGGCGCTGGAAGTTGACTCCAAAGGCGCCGATCGGGATCGGCAAGCACACGCTGCGGCTCGACAGGCTGGGGGCGGACGGCAAACCGATCGCCCGTCTCGAGATACCGTTTGCCCGGCAGGAGGCGGTTTCGGTGGCGGGCGACAGCCGCCAGCTCCATGTCGTGCGCGGCGACAATCTCTGGAACATCGCGCGCGCCCACTATGGCGAAGGGCTGCGCTACACTGTCATCTTCAACGCCAACAAGGACCAGATTCGGGACCCGAATCTGATATATCCGGGCCAGGTCTTCAGCCTGCCCAAGGTCGACTGA
- a CDS encoding ATPase, T2SS/T4P/T4SS family: MFGLRSRSTAAVSEARADALDRLGRRAPERRPDSAAAPIDRSARLDAAAATLAEAVGPGLQALVKAGAPAGEITRQAGLQTQSHFHGHGVILAPLELRGFVTDVLRPVLPATNFAAPASPPDTDEAPVEATRPRPVALPEPAASPLPAPSPARPREAPRPEPDDRSMSRLSRSKVEQARRIVQSLVIGRIDLAAAVSLPRKELVRQLEDLVSELLAEHKLQLNRPEQDDLVYQLVNDMLGLGPLEPLLEDEGITDIMVNGPRQIYVEKHGKLELTSVTFEDNAHLLNICNRIVSRIGRRVDESSPICDARLLDGSRVNIIIPPLAIDGASVSIRKFGKRQIGFDQMVQQGNISAAMATLLRIAARSRLNMIVSGGTGSGKTTMLNALSGMIDNGERVVTIEDAAELRMQQPHVVRLETRPANLEGNGEITMRDLVKNALRMRPDRIILGEVRGPEAIDLLQAMNTGHDGSMGTLHANRPREALTRLENMVTMGVSSLPPKAIRTQIAGSLQLIVQISRMRDGIRRVTHITEVMGMEGEVIITQDLFTYEFKGEAADGTLNGAFKSSGLRPHFLPRAAYYGLDKVLMEAIA; encoded by the coding sequence ATGTTCGGTTTGCGCAGCAGGAGCACCGCGGCGGTTTCGGAAGCCCGAGCCGATGCGCTCGATCGCCTCGGCCGGCGCGCGCCGGAACGCCGCCCCGACAGCGCCGCCGCGCCGATAGACCGTTCCGCGCGGCTCGACGCCGCTGCGGCGACACTGGCCGAGGCCGTCGGGCCAGGCCTGCAGGCGCTCGTCAAGGCGGGTGCGCCGGCCGGCGAGATCACGCGCCAGGCGGGGCTGCAGACGCAAAGCCATTTCCATGGCCATGGTGTCATCCTTGCGCCGCTCGAGCTGCGTGGGTTCGTGACCGATGTCCTGAGACCGGTGCTGCCGGCCACCAACTTCGCCGCACCGGCGTCGCCGCCGGACACGGACGAAGCACCCGTGGAAGCGACTCGACCGCGGCCGGTCGCGCTTCCCGAGCCCGCCGCATCGCCGCTTCCCGCGCCGTCTCCGGCCCGGCCGCGCGAAGCGCCACGCCCCGAGCCCGACGACAGGTCGATGAGCCGGCTGTCACGCAGCAAGGTCGAGCAGGCTCGCCGCATCGTCCAGTCGCTGGTGATCGGCCGCATCGATCTCGCCGCCGCGGTCAGCCTGCCGCGCAAGGAGCTGGTGCGGCAGTTGGAGGATCTGGTCTCAGAGCTGCTGGCCGAGCACAAGCTGCAGCTCAATCGGCCCGAGCAGGACGATCTCGTCTATCAGCTCGTGAACGACATGCTGGGCCTCGGGCCGCTCGAGCCGCTGCTCGAGGACGAAGGCATCACCGACATCATGGTCAACGGTCCGCGGCAGATCTATGTCGAGAAGCACGGCAAGCTCGAACTGACGTCGGTGACATTCGAGGACAACGCTCATCTCCTCAACATCTGCAATCGCATCGTCAGCCGCATCGGCCGCCGCGTCGACGAATCGAGCCCGATCTGCGATGCGCGCCTGCTGGACGGCAGTCGCGTCAATATCATCATCCCGCCGCTGGCGATCGATGGCGCATCGGTGTCGATCCGCAAGTTCGGCAAGCGGCAGATCGGCTTCGACCAGATGGTGCAGCAGGGCAACATCTCGGCCGCCATGGCGACGCTCCTGCGGATCGCCGCGCGCTCGCGGCTGAACATGATCGTGTCGGGCGGCACGGGGTCGGGCAAGACGACGATGCTGAACGCCCTCTCGGGCATGATCGACAACGGCGAGCGCGTCGTCACCATCGAGGATGCGGCCGAGCTGCGCATGCAGCAGCCGCACGTCGTTCGCCTCGAGACCCGGCCGGCCAATCTCGAAGGCAACGGCGAGATCACGATGCGCGACCTCGTGAAGAATGCGCTGCGCATGCGGCCCGACCGGATCATCCTGGGCGAGGTCCGCGGACCGGAGGCGATCGATCTCCTGCAGGCCATGAACACGGGTCACGACGGCTCGATGGGCACGCTGCACGCCAACCGGCCGCGCGAGGCCCTGACGCGCCTGGAGAACATGGTGACGATGGGCGTATCCAGCCTGCCGCCCAAGGCGATCCGCACCCAGATCGCCGGCTCGCTGCAACTGATCGTGCAGATCAGCCGCATGCGCGACGGCATCCGCCGTGTGACGCACATCACGGAGGTGATGGGCATGGAGGGCGAGGTCATCATCACGCAGGATCTTTTCACCTACGAATTCAAGGGGGAGGCGGCGGACGGCACGCTGAACGGCGCCTTCAAGAGCTCCGGCCTGCGCCCCCACTTCCTGCCGCGTGCCGCCTATTACGGCCTCGACAAGGTGCTGATGGAGGCGATCGCTTGA